gtaatatttttaatatcctgGCAAACATTTTCCCAGTGAAATGTGTCAGGCTGTAGAACAGTTCTCAGCAATTGTGTCTTAAAACAGATTTACTTCAGCCACGTTAATTTATGACAGAAGACTTCAGGCACTGCGTATGGCAGTAATAATCAGTGTAGCTTCTGATGTGAGTCTGACTTGCTGAAAGAGAAATGTAATCATGAACTGTACATTTCAGGAGTGTGTTCCCCTAGCCCTGTAAGCCTTTTGTTCTGGATAAAacttatttgctttttttgttgttgttgttaacaTCATATTTTGATAGAATTTTGATTGTAAGAAGGTGCCTAATATCCAAATGTAGGTGTCTTCCTGTCATTTGTAGACGCTCCGGCATAGCTGAGGCATCTGCATTGGACTAGCATGTGATGACATGGAACTTGGAAAAGAGATCATTTTGAAGGTCAGGCAGAATATCCTAGTGCATAGGAAATAGCTTATTAAAAGGCACTAGGCTTAGGCAACTGAGTCCCATTCATTAGAAAGCACAATCTGAGATAACTGGAAATCTGAAGTCTGGCTTGTTTCATTCTAAAGACTGTTATTCCTCTCTAGGCATGGCATCCAGCACTCAGCAGCAGGTTCTCTTCTGGAATGGTGGTTCAGGGGGGCTCCCACCAAATGAAACTACTTTTGCCAGAATACTCTACCAGCAAGGTTATTCTACAGCAATTGTAGGTATGAAACAAAGTTgttgccttttcattttttgttattCTAATTAGGTTACTTctgtaaatacatttttggTCAAAAATTCCAGGATCAGTTAAACTAGATTTTCTTGTATGCAGAACTTTCAAAATCAGCAGGGATTTTAAAACACTGTCCACAAGTCCAATGTGAGTACAGCATATCTGGTAAATCCAAAATGAGGTGTATGTAATACATAAATACACACTGCAAAGGGAAGTAAATTCAAAGGAAAGAATCTTGTTTGCCCAGTACAGATTGCTTTAGGATGAACCAGCAGAGATATTTACTGATGTATTAGAGCAGAAAAATGTCATCTGCCAGTTGGCACCAAGACACCACAGTGGTCTTAATTTTATCAATTTCAGCACAGTGATCTTAATGACTCTGACTTCagcaagatttttaaaattgtctcTCACAACATAGGCAAACTCTGAAAGTGTGTACTGGATGAGTGGACAGGGAAATGGGTTGAGAGCTGGCTGAACAGCTGATCCCAGAGTGTTGTAATCAGTGACACAGGGAAAAGttgtcaccagtggtgtccctgaGCACTGAGCCCAGTATTGTTTAACTTACTCATCAGTAATGAAGATAATTAGGGGACTGAAGtatctctcttatgaggaaaggctgagggagatggGCTGTTCAGATTTGAGAAGAGATggctgagaggggacctcatcaatgtctgtCACTGCACTACTGCTCCCTGagtctgtccccatcccacaccAGCTCCTCCCTTGGCTTCACCTTTACAGAGAATAACAGGATTTAAgatctttgctttttatttctaggGAAGTGGCATATGGGAGTGAACTGCAAAACCCGCCATGATCACTGCCACCATCCTTTAAATCATGGTTTTGACTATTTTTATGGCATGCCTTTTACCCTTCTCAATGAATGTCAAGGCACAGATGACCCTGAACTGGCCAAGTCTTTGCAAGATACATACTGGTTTTACACTGAAATGATCATCCTTGCAGTATTTACTCTTGTGATTGGAAAACTTGCCAATTTATTCCcagtaaaatggaaaataatcaTCTGCCTGGCCATCTGTGGTTTCCTTCATTTCATCTCCTGGTTCTCCAGCTATGGTTTCACCAAGTACTGGAACTGCATCCTGATGAGAAACCATGATATCACTGAACAACCAATGAACCTGCAAAAAACTACTTCTAATATGCTGAAGGAGGCAATTACATTCATTGAAAGGTAATCAGCAGAGGTGAGGAGCAGACTGGGGGGGGACAAACAACACAAAGGGTCCTGGCCAAATACTGTGCCTTCTGCCAGGTGGAACAGAAAAATTATCTTAGAGTGATAAATGTCATACAAAGTGTCATATGAAGTTAATGTTTTACAAACAGGAGAGTGATAGTGAGTTTGTTTAGTCttgtggtttttgtttatttttttttcccaaaggtgTCCTTCATTTATTATCAGTAACCTCAATTGGAATTGAAAAAACTGCTAAGTCTTTAAAAGTATTTGTGTCTTAAATCTGGGCATATCCATGTTTCTGCCAGGATTTAGGGGtagtgtgtttgttttttaatggaaatgtgAGGAAATATAAATTTTTCCTCTAAAACTTTGAGCATAGGTAATCTCAGGTTCCTAGGATACCCCACCTGGCTTGATGTTGAAGCAATACAGTTTCACTGTGGGTGATATCTGCCTCTTCCATGAGGACACCTCAGGTGCTCATGATGCACATCCATTGTTAAGTTTAGGCAAGTGAGTCCTGGTCTCATTGCTTCTAAGAATGTGTTAGTCATTTGGCTATGCCCTCTTCTAGTagtttatttaatattttgcatGTCTAACttggaactggaaaaaaaaatgacccATTACTGTTTTGATCTTAAcatagaaaaaacatttttgaggGGTATGTTTTAAtcccctctgcttcccaaaacctcaaagccaaaaagatgacaaaataaaaattgtttagaTCTCAACAATGTAATATAAATTGAGGGAGTAACTGCAATACCACTGTTATATTTTGGGTTGAGTGACGGTTTGAAGAGAAATGactgttgttttcttttatttcagaaacaaGCATAGaccatttcttctctttgtttccCTTTTACATGTTCACACCCCTCTCGTTACCACAGAGAAGTTTCAGGGAAGAAGCAGGCATGGCCTGTATGGAGATAATGTAGAGGAGATGGACTGGATGGTGGGTAAGTACTGGCCTTGAAGAAAATTCTTCATTCACTTGGATGTGGAAAAGGCATTAAGGGGGTGATCACCAAACTCCCTTTTGGCATATGTAAAAATCAGTGAACTCACCTTGGTTACCTAGTTGATTTCAGAGATTGCCATACCACAACCATACAATAcatctttcttattttcttaaaatgaaagCTTAAACTTTCCTTGTAAGCATTTGttcattatctttttttaaaattacatgtttCTACTCTGAAGTGTTAAATGCAGTCAAATAACCAAATGTGTTCCTGATCACGTTGTTAATCAAAATGTACTATAATTCTCCAGCTCTGGTCTTAGAAGATGTAAAGAGTTGCTGCTGAATATTACATTATGTGATGGTTGTTTTGTGTGCTAATgcgtttttattaaaaaaaaaaaaatcagaactctCTCCTAGCCAAAAGCCAGAAAGATATGGAGTTTCACTTAATAAATTGTGTGAAGTCGGTGATGACTCACTTTGCTCGTAGTCTAGGCTCTTGTGTACCAATCAGGTTAAATTTCTGATTAGTTTATTTGGTTTAAAAACCTAACATTTacttagtttttcttttcaatgagAGAGAGATAGCTACTGTTTCTATTTTGTCAAAAATGAAGGCTCTATTAACAAAGTAATTGCCTACGCCAAGGCCACAATTCAGTCCCTGAACCCTTTTTCCCCCAATAACCATGTCTGCAAATTCGTAATTTGAGAGGAACCTGATTGCTTTCAATGGACAGGCTGAAAACTTCTGCAAGACCCAGCTGAACCAGAAGACTCAGCCATGCTCCTCTTCCATCTTTTAGCACCAGCCACCTCCAAACATAGGCTCTGTAAGCAGAGATCGATAGCAGAAGTCAAGATATAAAGAACATGTAGTTGAAACAGGCTTGCAGCTAATGAGGACAAAGAGTTGGATAGCTCTTGATTTGGGGTCTAATTCAGAACCAATATGCCTAGATTCAatctaaagatttttttgtgtttggtgaGGTCAAtaacaaggaaaggaaaggaaaggaaaggaaaggaaaggaaaggaaaggaaaggaaaggaaaggaaaggaaaggaaaggaaaggaaaggaaaggaaaggaaaggaaaggaaaggaaaggaaaggaaaggaaaggaaaggaaaggaaaggaaaggaaaggaaaaggaaaggaaaaggaaaggaaactgaGCAAAAGTGGTGATCACTTGCTTGTGCTTTTTTCTTGTGCAGTtcagcttttgctgctgcttctgcaggtATGGAAGCTGTCCTTGGCAAATATATTTGATGCAGAAGATGATGAAGACAATTAATGGATGATAAATCACATTCTATATAAACATTTGATGGGAtcagtacagaaaacattcccTATGAAGTTAGGTTTGGATTACAGTCTATGAAGTTTTTATTGTGGACatcaggaaattattttggttGATCGTATTCAGCCTGGTCTCGGAGTCCTTGTTAAGTCCCTGGTGAGACACAGCAGTTTTCTATGGTTAGTAATCAGAGCAGTGCTATTATTTAAGCTTTTCAAGATGTTTGAGGCTACATAGTGAAGAAAATTCTTGATGCAGAATCTACAGAACAAAGCTGACAGAGTATTTTGAGTAGTTTGAATAAAAGTATcactaatttattttccttttattttttttatttttctgtttttatagaCACCAGACACAAATGTTATAAACATTCATCAGCTTTCTCTTGGGCTCTTATTGCCAAATGGAAAGACTCAGTCTTCACTGAATGTGGAGTCAAGACCTAAAAAATCTGACTGCATCTGCtgatgttttgctttgtttatagGCAGGCTTCTGGCTGTTATTGACAAAGAGGACTTGAAGAATACCacattcatttattttgcatCTGATCATGGAGGATTCTTAGAGGCTTATAGAGGAAATTCTCAGTTGGGTGGATGGAATGGGATATATAAAGGTAAAATTGTAGTAGTCTGTACATGCATAAGACTTCCTCTTATAAAAAGAGTGATAGAAAAAATATACCCAAACAGAATACATTTAATAAACTATATGATGTGATTATAATCTAGGATTGTAGGgctgaaaaaaagaataacatctgctattaatagggctggggctgagtagaggggcaggaccACTTCCCTCAgtctgctggcaatgctcttcctaGTGCACACCAGGACACCCTTGCTCTTCTTGGCCCCAGGGGCACACTGCTCGCTCAGGGAGCACTTGCTCTTCACCAGGACACCCAgatccttctctgcagagctgctttccagcaggtcagcccTGTAATGGGGCATGGGGTTATTTTTCCCAAGACACAGGACCTTGCATTTACCTGTGTTGAATTTCAAAAGGTTACTCTTGACTGATTATCAAGATATCATGATGCCTATTTTCTTACTATTGCTCTCCAGTTTCTCACCCATTCTATATAAGTTTCTTCTAGACTCTCTATGACTGTCTTGCAACACAGTGACAAAAGCTCTATGGTATCTCTTGTATGTGCTTCCTCCAGATTATTAAACCTTGAAAAGCCACCGTGACATCTTGGGCAGCTTGGCACTTACGTTATAATGAAGACTGAAAGCTGCCTCCATCACAAGTTTCCCTACAGAAGAAGAGCCATAGTCATATGCATGTTGACCTTGCTCAGCATCACAATGCACATTGTCTAGTGCTGAGTTACTTAATGAGCCATACAAGCAATATTTGATACAGCTGGGATCCACCCACACACAGTCCTAAATGTAAAATTAGCCTTTAGTTCTTGATATGACGATTCCATGCCAGTAACAGATGCAAAAGAGGCTAACTCAAATAGCTTACAAACTAATCTAAGGAATTCAATTCCACTAGCTGAATATAAGTATATTAGTAACAAGAGAGTCCAGAGAGGAAATGTGACTGGGGAGTTCAGGATGAGAGGACAATGATGAAGTCATGCCTGCTTAGAGAGAAGGCAAGAGGGGATACAATATCAATTTAGATATCAATAATAGAAAGACATTACTATTTATGTCCACATACAGCAAAACAGGGGATATTCCAGTGAGACAAActgacaaaatttaaaaatacagtttagtTAATAAATATCTGTAAAACTCACTCTTGCTATTGGGAACTGCATATTAAAAACCAGCAGATAAATAAGACACGCATACAAATAATGAGAAGAGCCACTGCTGAATGACAGTCTACTCTCTTCCAGGATTTAGTGTGTTTTCATTAAAGGTGCATGAAATACCCTAAAAGTTTTAAAACGTTTTCCTATACATGCACAATAAACATCTGTTATCTTCtattcttttatctttttgatACTTCTCCCCCTTCTATAACAGGTGGAAAAGGAAtgggaggctgggaaggaggaatcCGTGTTCCAGGTATAATTAGATGGCCAGGAGTGTTGCCTGCGGGGACAGTTATTGATGAACCCACGAGCCTTATGGACATTTATCCTACAGTAGTTCAACTGGCTGGAGGGGCAGTGCCTCAGGACAGGTACAGAGGTGGCTTCATAAATCAtattgcttctctttctttattcagactgaagctgactgtGTCATGCATCCTAACAGCCACACATTAAATTCTCTTTGTTGCTGAACCAGGCAATTCtctagttttgtttcttttctgcacAGCTTTCCCCACCTTGTCTGCTTATgtgaaaaaggcaaagaaaaaaacccatatgtTTTATCAAGGGTCATTTAGATAACTCAGTTCTGCTATCACTGAAAAGCAACTTGGTTGATTTGGGACACGAAGGTGACTGAAAAATAACAGACTTCTCTAAAGGGCATGTGAAAGTGTGGGTGGCTAAGCCATTTCAGCAAAAAGCACAGAAGTACTGGTAGATTGTAACTAAACCCAGTTACAACCCAGATTGTAACTGAATTGCTAGCAGTTCAGTAAgtggcttctttttttaaaattatttttacaaagccTGGAGCTCACAGAGCTGTCAGCACTTTCTATTTCAGGTGGGAAAATTAAAACCTGTGAACCATGCCTTCACTATTGTTATCACTTCCAGGAAAATTACAATAATGGTGTCTGATCTCCTAGGCAGGATGTGTGAACCAACTGTAAATGCAAAAACTTCTAGTAACTGCTAATTACTGGTCTCCACACATTCATCCAATTAAAAATCTCAGGGCTCATTAGCTGAACAGTACCTTGGTTTAGTGATGACACTTGAAATCTTAATGCTGCACACAGAGAGGGAATACTGTTCATGCTTCAGCTGCAGACTTAAAATTCTGAACCTGTCTGGTGCTCTCCATCAGGGTCATGGATGGGCACACCTTGCTGCCCCTGCTGCGGGGGACAGAGCAGCACTCCAGGCACGAGTTCCTGTTCCACTACTGCGGGGTGTTCCTGCATGCAGTGCGCTGGCACCAGAAGGACAGTGAGTATAAACAACCTGTGGTGGTGTTCCCaagggtcccaggatgagggaagagatgaggatcttgactccatgttttagaaggctgatttattattttattatatatattatattaaaagaaaagtatttactaaaactacactaaagaatagaaaatatttcagaagcctagcaaggaatggaatgataataaaatcttgagACTGAccgagagtctgagacagctggattgtgattggccattaattaaaaagcaaccacatgagaccaatcaagatgcacctgttgcattccacagcagcagataaccattgtttacattttgtttctgaggcctctcagcttctcaggagaaaaatcctgttaaaaggatttttcatgaaatataTCTGTGACAATATCCCCCTCTTGCAGGCCAGAAGTGATGTAACAGCCTCTAGCTTCCAATAGAATATAATGTAAACATGtacatatacatgtatatacacatatatatgtatggaCTTTGTTCATTGTCTCCACCTCTCAGTCCTTCTGCAAGGCCTCATTGTTCCTTATTGTagtggtttagggcaaatttggaggagaatttccaaattagggctcctccagtaagcaaacccacacagcccctccccccaactggttcgggaaggattcctcggagaggagtggaaagaacctgtttatttaacaagcacagcacccccagcacacaaaatgaacaataccggatgacaccGCTCtgaaagagatgacaaattcagaaagtctctctgggggtggtcactctgttctcagtccctccggcgctggggcagctgctgcagccacaaggtgcaggatcttggtgtttcccaggtcccagtctggagcaggttcgaaatgttcagaaaaaggaaaggagaaacagtccaggaagaaattggacagtttagctaaactagctaatgagcaaaagcaagcagaagcgaagcaagcaagagcgagagagcaaagcaaaaagcaaaagcagcaaaagcaaaagctgcagtctctgtgtcccgccaggctgataagaaaaccaaaacaaaactttccctcttcagagctgGTCTTAAAGGTagagaacataatatccaacattaacagaacacatgaatggggatacaagcatcataacgtcaccctaggacacttaTCCTGCCTCGCCTGAGATGAAGGGGTTTGCTTCCTAAGAAGTAGAGCTTCACAAATCTCTTATTATTCTTAGAGATctctctttgtttctctgtaaTGCACACCATTTTTTGTGAGCACAGAATTTTTCTGGGTAGAGAAATCTGTCAGACTGCCCCAATTCCTGGATAATATTCCTGCCAGAAGAGTCATGCCACACTTCCTTAGGAGAGGCTAAATTCATACTCCAATCAAATGGGGCGTTTGAAGAATTGCTTTTCAGGTTATCCTGATGCTTTCCTTGCCTAAATTACATTGCCTGTTCTTCTAAATGATATAAGTTCTACTTAAGTAGCTATGCATACAACATGCAGATGCAAGGTGGATTTTGTGGCATTTCATGTTCCTATGAAGCCATGTGCACATTTAGATTTCTTATGCATGCCTTTCCACAATTTCTCCCATTGAACTGTTTATGGCAAGGGGCCTAAAAACAATACCATGTTCTGCATATAAAACACCAGCTAATCAAATATGCAGCTAAGCTTTCAGCCAGGGcaaaaatttttggtttttgctgCAACTGCAGTTTCTTCTGATTGGGCTGAGAGACCAGACTGTTTTAGTTCATTTACAAGTATGTCACACTCACATTACTTATTTATTATCATCATTTATTATCATTACTTATTTATTAACATCTGTCTCTTGAGCAGCTTTGATACCTAGATATCAAGCCATTGTGTCTTGATGTCATCCAGGCAGGACCTATCCTTTAAGGCCTTCCCTGAAGCCAGAAGAATCCTTTGTTTCTATGTTAAAGAGtcctttcttttacttctgCACCATAAGTCTTATTAGTGACAGTCCATTTCTTTCTGCTCATTAAACTGATTGATTGTTACGAGATGGGTTTGAGACATGTTTGGATTGAAGCAGCAGGTTTCCTTTCCCTTGGATATATTAAATTAACACACTGCCCTAACATGCACATGCACCCTTCAGATTCTGTCAGAGCTACTTCAGTAGCAAATTGTATATCCCTCTTTGCCTCTTGGAGATGGGTGCAACCCCTACTGTTTTTATCAGCACTGATTTCTactatcttttttcttttcttttatctttctgtAACCCAGCTGTCTACTCAGCTCACCAATGCAGGTTAATTAGAATCAGCCTCTCTCTATCCTTCTAAGTGAACTAACAAGGACTTGTCTGTCTCCCACTCTGCAACTCCAGTAATTATTTGCAGCTGTGAAAACTGAATGTTAAAATTTAGCAGAATCAGATCAGTTATCTCCAGACACTCTACACTCACTACTCCAAATTGCCATACAGTGTATAGATTATAAAGAATTCATAATTTATGGAAAAGAAGGACTACTTAGTTCAGTTTTTCTGAACACTGATCACTAATTTCTATGTACATCTAGGTAAGTCCATGTGTCCATCTCACATAAAAAATGGTTATTTTAGTAATATCGTAAAAGCATTCCAACAAGAGCTAGATACTCAGAAAAAATGCATGTCCCAGGGAGTGCTTGTTTAACTCCTTGTTAGAAATATCTATGCTGCCTGACCAacagacaaaagaaacaaatcccATGTTCTGGGCACCTTGATATCACAGAGGATGCTTGCACTTCTGTCACAAAACAAACATTATTGTGGTAACAAGACAGGGATAATAAGCTTGAGGATGCAGTGGAcatccagccagcagcaaagcaaaTACTCAGACAGACCTAAGGAGAATCTGTCTGCCCTCATAAGCTGTCAGAAACTTGAAAGATTTCATCCTTATTTCCAGATCCATGATCgtctgagctggaaaggacccaTAAGGATCATCATCTCCAACTCTTAAAGAAATTACCCATCTGGGGACTGAACCCACAACTTTAGCAATATCACCACCACATTCTAaccctttttctttcagaaaacatttttaatcctTTCACAATTTCAGAAATGGAGATATCTaaaatttatcttcattttcttacaCATAAACATTTCAGAACCATTGAGACAGCATCCCTCCATAAAATTGCAGAAGCAGAATGTGGAAACTCTGTggtgaaaataaagaaatatacaGTGCCAGCCAGCTAGCCAGCAACTGGATATTTTAATCTAAAATATTACCTAAACCTTAATATGTCTTATTTGTTCCCCTTCActtttaaagaagttttaaaattctatttattcACAAGATATTTTTCTAGGGTAGTGACAAGAGAGACACTGAGGAATAAAGCTGCAGGCTCCAGATATAAAGAACAGCTCTGGAcacaagagaagaaaggaagaaaagttcAGTTGACTCTGTTgaaccaaaaagaaaattccatgTAGGGACAATGCAGTTGTCAGCTCTTTAGTGCTTTGAGCACAGAAGTGACCCCAAGTGGTGAATGTCCCCTTTCTTCTTGTCTCCTTTTTCATAGTGTCTAATTGCTGTCTTCTTGCTGGGCACATCCTTGCCTCCGAGTTCAGTGTAGTGTTTTCTAAATGTGAGGTAAGGAataggagaaaaaggagaagggagggagaagTAAAATATCCTGATGCAATGTAATGTAAGTCCTAGTAATGTACTAGGACTACATTCAGCTGTAGTCCTAGTAATTTACCACTTTCACCACAAGTTACAAACCAGTGCTTATCCTATGGTCAGTAGAAGAGCTTGATGAAGTACAAGTTCTAAAGCTGTGAGCTATTCGCCTTCTTCATATTAAGTTAAAAACTACAAACTTCTTCATATTAACTACAAAACTCCAGTTGTTACTCTTTTAAAGGCTCAGACTTACCACCCTTTTTGGAAGTGTGTTGGATCATGAGGAGAGAAATAAATTGTGGTCAGTTTCTGCCTAAATGTACTTCTTCACTCAGATGTACAGAGCCAGAAGAAGAAACACTTATCAATATATACACCCAGAAACTGGGGACTACATTCTCCATTTTCCCACCTCCAAGAGGCATGAAAAGTTTTAAAGGGGAACAAGAAAGTGGCAGACTCcatctgaaatactgaaaatattggGATTGAAAATCCAAATACTGCACACAGTACCCAGAGCCAAGGTGTACCCATGAACCACAAAAAGCACTTGAATCCCTGCCAGCTTCCACAACACCTTTCCCCTGTATGCAACAACCATGACAAAGCTTCCCCTTGGAACAACAAATCAGATCACTTAAACATGAACCAGCCTTTCAGGGACCACCCCCAGCTCCTAATGACATTAAGCTCTTCAAATGTGCTTCTCCTGTGACAGGTGGCACCATATGGAAAGCTCATTATGCTACTCCAGTATTTCAGCCAGAAGCCTCTGGGGCCTGTTTCAGAAGAGGAATTTGTCAGTGTGTCGGGGATGGTGTAACCCATCATGACCCTCCACTGCTGTTCAACCTCTCACAAGATCCGTCTGAGGCAAATCCTCTTTCAGCCGACACTGAGCCCTTGTTTGACACTGTGGTGAGGAGAATGAGAAGAGCTGTGGAAGAGCATCACAAGACTCTGACTCCAGTCCCACAACAGCTCTCTCCTTACAATAATATATGGAAGCCATGGCTGCAGCCATGCTGTGGGATGTTCCCATTCTGTTGGTGTaatgaaaataacaaaacatAGTCTAATACCAAAGTCAAAGTACATCTAGCTTAAAAGAAATTGATAGTTTTTCACATTCACATGACTACAGACATAAAGAGATTAAAGATTAAATTATATTGGGATAACTAAAAGGGACATTAGTAATCACTTAGGTTTTTTTCAATCTTTTATCCATGGAAATTAAGTAAGGCTGTGGTTTAAGAAAAATAGGGGTCATCTGTATAATCTCTCAAGTGAATAATTCAGGATGAAATGCCAactaaatgaataaaaatttattttcttactgaCTTACAATTCAAGCAAATGATGACagataaaaaagcaaattttcaaTAGTAATTGTCTGTTGTGGTTCGTTTTCCATTTGTTCTGTTCACCCCCCTTTGTTCATGTTAAAAggtcctgccccatcccagttAACtgtcaatccccaaacccctcccaagTTTCTATAGTGACCACATGTATCTTTTTGTTCTCCACCCCCGattgcctgcctgtcactcggcacccctgcctccttttccagaagcttcgggccagggtgtcgggtgattggctcaggggccggggcccctccctTAGTTGTACATGATTGGTTTTATCATTTGTCAATCCTCGATgtatccttcccttccctctcctgattTGTTACCCCTCACTCCTCCCATCTCCTTTAAAACCCGAGGTTTTCCTTACCTCGGGGctctcagctctctgctcccagccctcctccccTGGGTTCCATTGGGAGTGTTTGGTCCCTCGGGACCTAATTAACCCAATCATACTGAAAGACGCCTCTTCATCTTGCGGCTCAGAGTTTTCAGCGGCCAATGTCCGGAAGGCAGTTTAGTGCCTTAGGCGCAATACCCGGCTTCATGTTGGGGAAGCGCCCCTTCGGCTGGAGGCGGGCTGGTCATCCTAGCCTGGGCGTGTTTTCCACCGGCCACACCGCTCCAATTGTCTATATAGGAAATATGCTTGTTGAGAGAACAGGACTGAGCCCAAGAGGGTATCCCTGTTCAGGCcttacatttttaatgaaaattaaatttttgcaCAAAA
The nucleotide sequence above comes from Molothrus aeneus isolate 106 chromosome 2, BPBGC_Maene_1.0, whole genome shotgun sequence. Encoded proteins:
- the LOC136571219 gene encoding arylsulfatase D-like, which produces MDLFHKMENHEVYWEKQRRYLNIWLILCLFPRTCVSNPSKPNFLLILADDLGIGDVGCYGNDTIRTPNIDGLAKDGVRLTQHIAAAAVCTPSRAAFLTGRYPIRSGMASSTQQQVLFWNGGSGGLPPNETTFARILYQQGYSTAIVGKWHMGVNCKTRHDHCHHPLNHGFDYFYGMPFTLLNECQGTDDPELAKSLQDTYWFYTEMIILAVFTLVIGKLANLFPVKWKIIICLAICGFLHFISWFSSYGFTKYWNCILMRNHDITEQPMNLQKTTSNMLKEAITFIERNKHRPFLLFVSLLHVHTPLVTTEKFQGRSRHGLYGDNVEEMDWMVGRLLAVIDKEDLKNTTFIYFASDHGGFLEAYRGNSQLGGWNGIYKGGKGMGGWEGGIRVPGIIRWPGVLPAGTVIDEPTSLMDIYPTVVQLAGGAVPQDRVMDGHTLLPLLRGTEQHSRHEFLFHYCGVFLHAVRWHQKDSGTIWKAHYATPVFQPEASGACFRRGICQCVGDGVTHHDPPLLFNLSQDPSEANPLSADTEPLFDTVVRRMRRAVEEHHKTLTPVPQQLSPYNNIWKPWLQPCCGMFPFCWCNENNKT